AAAGTCACGCTGTTGCGCGACGTGATGGAGCGGAACTGGAACCTAGCGGAGATTTGACGTGACAACTCTTATTACGAACTGGTATGAAAtgcttcaacaaaatcgaaaagcgGAGTCGCAGAAGTGGGGAAAGCAGGATGGATGTAGAGTAAACTTGCCATCCCCATATCATTTTTcgttaactacatttttcagttgtatggGTTGTTGAGAAAAACAACAGGATTCTAAACCCTCCGCTAACATCCCTATCTCCACGATCCTTCGTCCATGGTCCCACGACACTTCATGTTGACTGCCTTCACAAATCGTATTGACCGGCTCCTTTTCGCCTTCAGAACATTGTTGACTTACAACTCGCAACTTTTCAGCGCATAATTTTCTTCGGTTCTTCTATGAATCTcccacttttatttcttttttgactttgcgtagcggacgccatatttgtttacaaacctttgcgtgacatattttcCTCGCGCGGAGCTCGCGGACTCGCACGCAACGCTGACTTGAGATGCTCAgaaacgttgcgcacaaacaataggcgcgaacgtccttaaggaaaatccagtcaattctgactacactaacacGAGACATTCAATGCGAAAGTTTATTGAGGATGCGTCAGTCAGTCGTCACGTGTACAATGTATCCTgatagagaaaaagaaagggaaaatgaATTAATGAACTAATGAAACATCAAACAAGGAAGCTAAATTCCTAAATTCTTAGGAACTAACAATCTAGACTCCAAACTATCCTCAACATAACCATTCTTAGCAGACACTGACTTCCATCTACCATGCCTCTGAAAAAGCCTGTCAGCCACACCTGCATTAGCAGCGGCGGAGGCACCTCCTGCTCTTAACGAATGCGTACTAAACAAAGCAATGTGCCAAATTGTGAGCCCATTGAATACCGTAAATTGCAGAGTCCACCGACGAATGAGACTTGGTCGTATCTAGGACATGCGGAAGGTACAAGGCCACATGCCCCGGCATAGCAGGGAAAACCTGGATTTCATCCGAAGAAGCAGCAAAACTTCTCCATCTCAGAAAAGCCCTCCTATACGCATCAGTGGTACCTGTGGCTCTGGACGCGATGACCGTGGACTCCAATCTGGAAGCCAACTCTCTCAAAGACGGATCACGCAAACCAGCAAACGTAGCCCAAAAACATCCAGCGAAAcataatagaaaacaaaaagcaattgcATTGAATTAACACAAATATATAGACAtccaaaagaaggaaaagatgGACCCAAAGAATAACAATATAACCCAAGGTACACACAAACCCCAAGCTGAGAACCTAAGCCCTTCTTAGAACGGAAGCCGGCACCAACCCAAAAGCGCAGGCAAACGAATGAACAACTAACTACCGGGAATAGTCTCTTTACCAGGCCCGGCGAAATCTAAACAAGTTTAGATAACAAATATCGAAACAGAACGGCCGTGAATAACGGTCTCCGAACGTATGCCACACCACCGGGGGGTGTGCACATAAACTCTTAAAACACCAGCGCGGGCACTTTAAGTAAGTCACAACTGTAAGCAATACCTAAATATATGACACACCACCGGGGGGGTGCGCGCAAAGAACTCTAAAACGCCACCGGGGGGCTACCAAAGTAAAACACAACTGTAACGTAATCCAAATAAATACTACACCACCGGGGAGTGTAGTTAAAGAATTCTTAAACGCCACCAGGGGGCTACTGAATCACAACTGAACACTTCGCATAAATACTTGCGACAACGCCAAAGTTGCGCACAAAGAACTCTTTATACGCCACAAGGGGGCTACTGAATCACAACTGAATACTTCGCATAAATACTTGCGACAACGCCAAAGTTGCGCACAAAGAGTTCTTTATACGCCACCGGGGGGCTGTCATATAACAACTGACAAGGTTTAACGCTATCCAATCACCTGCCGACCACCAGGAGGAAGGCAGGACTTCAATAAAATGGTTTTCTTGTTCATGATACCAAACAGTACAACGCTGAAGTAGGTCAACTGAAAACCGCGTTAGACATACCTGAGCAAAATCCTCTAAGATCGGCATACAGAACACCACCCCTTGGGAGAGGTACAAAAACCCACAGTGGAAAGACAACTATCGTCAGCGAAGTCAATCCGAATTGCAAGTGATCGAGACTTAAGTGACTTGGTGCCAAACAAGGTATTCTTTGCTCTACCCTTTACAAAGAGACCCGGTCTGTTCGGTAGAAACAGGCAGTCCTTAACGAATTAATTCAGATGAACACCATCACTGCACAATAAAGGCCAGAAATTAGCCGATTTCCACATAGGTACAATCAGAGTTCCTACTGTCTTACAGTCACGCATGTGACACAACACTCTGCCGATGAGAGTCGTCGGTGGTACAAGCCAGTTATGATTATCTGAGGACCAATCTTGTGAGAAAGCATCGACAGCCTCGGCAGCCGGCTGAAGGAATCTGGAATTAAACCTGGGCATTTTAGCTTTGTAACAGCAAGAAAATCTGTCAACAGAATGCGAGCCCCAGAGCTCTTCGAGATGAAAAAACACGTCGTTAATAACATAACAATCGTCAAAATCAACTATCTTGCTGAAAAAATGTGCCGGAGAATTTTGATCGCGCGGTATTCAGTTCATAGCTAGCTGAATTTGCCTGCGagaggtgaaaagaaaatttgttaaGGCAATGTCTTGCAACTCTTTAACCGTGCTGCCGAACTGAATAATCCTAACAAGATTTTGATTATCGGTGTTACAACATACTCGAGCTCTAAGACCAGACAAATGAACTTCAAAAGCTGCAAGTGCAAACTTAATTGCAGCAAGTTCCCTCCAGGTTGTAGACTTTTGAGACTCCTCCGTTGACCAATTTCTGTGAGAAACTAAACTAGAACCTTGACAAACGCGCCACAACCACTAATTGAGGTatcagaaaacaaaactttggacGGAACAAATGGGGTTGGCCAGAACAAGACAccatttaaagttttcaaattgtctctCCAAAAATGAAGCTCTTGTTTACCCTGATcttgcacaaaaacaaaggagttCCATGAATGCCGCGAATTAATGATAAGATGCAAATATCTAGTCATAACTGGAAGTCATTGAGATAATCTGACCAACAATCGACGCAATTGTCTCGGCTTGACATGAACAAAGGCAGACTGTTccaaattggcaaaaatggcattCAGCTCAGAACAAAGTTTTTCAATCCTGGCAACGGAGGCGAAAATAAAACCGGTGTGGGTGTCAATATTGTAATCAATCCATGAAAATTTATTCTTGGGTTACCAGTTTGATTTTCCGTGATTAATTTTAAATCCGCATCGCGAAAGGTCAGAACGCACTATAAAAGAATTGTTTATCTTGGCCGCCTCTAATGAAGAACCTGCACCAACTCCATCGTCAAAACATATGGCTATAGGGATCCCTTGTGACCTCCAATTTGTTATCCGTGGTTTTAACAACTTGGTAAAAATAAAAGGTGCACTGGAAAGACCAAAAAGTAAAACAGTAAACTGGAAATATCTTGTATGACCTTTACCAAAATCCCAGGAGAAAGCTAAATATTTTCGGTGATCAGGAAAAATGTCGACATGATGGTATCCAGACTTTAAATCAAaggagaaaacgaaaaaatctttcgcaaaaacgtttttaatgGTATGTAAATCTTCACACCTAAATTTCTGTTTGTAAAGGTGTATATTAATATGTCTCAAATCCAAAATAAGCCTCTTCTTGCCAGAACTTTGAACTGAAACACTAAGTGGATTGACTATATCAGGGGAAGAGAACACTTCTTCGATTCGATTGTCCCGCAAAAGTTTCAAAATAGCGTCACCAACAAATACGCACTCGTTAACGGCTGATCCATTATTCTTGAAAAGCTGAGGTGGAGGCGAGGAAATAAACAGTATTTTGTACCCACATCTAATTATACTCAGTATAAAGTCTGGAGCAGCTAGAAGCTGCCAGTGTCCAAtggatttaaacaatttttctttgacagAAACTTGTGGGCGATCAGCAGAAACGTTGAAAGGAACTACACCTTCAAACTCAAAGTTCTCACTTTCGAATAAAGATACTTCGGAACAAACTTCGGCGAAATCACACTAGGAAATATTAGAAGAACTGTCAAACATACCTTTTCCATCATCATGCAGTCATCTGTTACCCGACAAATTACCTTTATATCCTGAACGCTGAGTTTGGGGGCATTCCGATCTCCAGTGGCCAAACTTACTTACAGGCAAAACAATTGCCATTTCTTGACGGAAAGGAAGGAGTGAATGGCAGCCGCTCATTTTGGTTACGCCAGGAACCCAACGTAGAGAAAGCACGAGAATTCTGTGGACCATACTTCAAGGTCGAATTCCTTCTGAGAGTGACGCTTTAACCTTCTCAACTGCATTCACCTTGGCCTCCTCCAAGGTTTCCAGAAGCTTAAAATTGAAATTATACTGAATCTCGTTCCCTTTACGTTTGAACGATTTTGGTTCTTCTCAACGAAGCCTTTTGATTTCTCTTAACTGCTCGTCAGCAGCTTCAACGCTAGAGCGCTTAATATTCTCCTCAGAATCTGCCACTAACTTAGAAATTTGACCTAACAAAGCTGCGTTGTTTGGATCCAACGAAGTATTGATAAACTCGTGAACATCACTCGAAATAGACATGATTAActcaagttgaaagaaaaacgaGCGAACGCGACGACTGACAGACCTAGAATGACCTAAATCTCTCGCGCAAAGCCTACATATTCCTAGCACATCCCATAACAACCCGCGAACCTCTCAATCGTGCCGTCAGAATGATagtagggaccttcagatccgactacgactacgagaacgagtacgacttttgagcgcgagaggcctgggtcttagctgtcgtagacactgttgttgccgtcgtcagctcgcaacaaaaatatttcagtaatttttgcgagtacgaagctataacattttgtcagtcgccgGAATGTTtattaggcccggttcagacgccgctccactcatgtgccgaacctaattgaataaggttcgactttggagcgacattggcgcgacaactgatttagacggcgtactgtgtgtctaacctaatgtaggagtacatcatgggaagattgtacattgtcataattaatgcatttggttcggcacatgggaagagcgccgtatgaatcagttgccgctccagtgtcgaataatgcggcagaccttgtcgaacttaacaacgttgccgcaccgagtcaaaactgccgtaccgaattgattcagacgccgctcttttgccggacttaattcatcaattaggttcggcacatgagtggagcggcgtttgaaccgggccttagacaaacaacacaagatgccacaaagtcgccaaaacagtgcgagacaagttgcacggaacatttcagagtgtatccgcgcgtttaaagactaaccttttaactcgcctttgcacctgtagtgaactcgtagtcgggggacgagatttgttgaaaatctcgtagttggtgtcaagacggcgacgagaacttgacgacagaacgagttgacgtgacagcctcacacaatcgggcatgcgcaccgggtacacattgaaaaactcgtactcgtactcgtagtcggattgcgtttctcaaaagacccgaaaacttctCGGGCACGAAAACTGTCCCGTAAAGCTCCCGAAACGACTTTGGCGTGTTTCTCAAAGCGCACGATAATTTCGAGCCAGAGAAAATCACGTTACTTTTTCCCGTAAACTTCACGGGTACTCGCCACctcccgaaaacatttttcgggtgTTTCatctgaaataaaatggcggaTGTCGGGGCCCTCCTGGTCCAAACTAGACAGCCCAGACAATACATGGTAAGAACTTCGATAGCGAATATGCGAGAAAATGAGgtcattgaaaaatatatatgcGAGAAAATGAGGTCATTGAAAAATAAATGTCTCCCGAGAGAATACAATGGTTGGTAGCGTTACTGGAGGATAAACTTGAGCGTGACACGGGCCGCAACTTTCCACTCAGCGCAGAGACGCAGGTGAGCGTTGTGAAATTAGTAAACATTAATTTGTAACATTCAGTACGGAGAGCTGACCTTCTctgaatatgaaaaaaaaaattctttttataTCCTTTATTAGGTCCTTGCAGCATTACGATATTACGCTACAGCATCTTTCCTGAAAGTACTTTCTTGGGGACAGGGGCTATGTCCTAACTCCAACAATGATGACCCCTTTTCACCCTGATAAGATGACATCTAATGCCGAAAGGAAATATCAAAAGGCACACACTAAAACAAGGAATGTGATCGAAAGATCTTTTGGAGTACTTAAACAAAGATTTAGATGCCTTGATTTTTGTGGTGAGGCGATGCAGTTTAATCCTAGTCGATGCTGCAAAATCATCCTTGCAACAACTGTCCTACACAACATGTGTATCACTGATAATACCCCATTGCCAGAAACTGAGGGGCCTTTTGAAGGTGATGATGATCATCAGGAAATCTTCCATGAGCCACCAAGCACCAGAAGTGGTGTCACAGTGAGACAAAAACTGATTTGTGATGTATTCTCATAGTgtggtaaaagttaagaatccgatcccacccacgcgtcggccaacgcgtcggtcgacacatcaccgacacactaccgacgcgtcggccaacacactaccgacgcgttggtcgacacgtattttgacacgctaccgaaatagttatttctttcaagtggaacaacaacttcgacacactaccgacacgctaccgaaatagttatttctttcaattggaagcaagaacaacttcataaggaacgacgaaaacgtgagagccaaatagccgccattttaaaatgaaatactagTACCAGGTCTTCTCGATGTTTAGTTGGGGAGTTAATTTGCAAGGCGACCGACATATGTACTTATTTTCCATTCTGAcgaccgactgtcggccgactgtcgaccgacgcgttggccgacgcgtcggtgggatcggattcttaacttttacccatAGTGTATACTAAATGAATATTTATTTGCAAAACACATAAAACGGCAGtaagaattaattattttagaaTGAGCCtctttttgcaaagaaatagAAATCGTCTAGCTGCTTTAAGTCATCAAGTGTAAGTAAACCAGTTGTTTGTCATTTCCTAGACTACATCATCATTGTACTTCTTAGATTATAGTCTATGTACATCTCAAACAGTTTTTACTGATTTAGTTATGTAACCCTGATCAAAAACCAATTTTGTTATGTATATTTAATGATCTCCCTACAGCTGAAACTGTAAATTATACAGCAATACACAGCAAAATGCAATGAgcttttatttgtttcaataCAAATCATTAAAAATGGTTCATGCCAAAATCACGCCATACCGCCTCAAGATAGATTCGTATCTATtctgtggagaaaaaaaaaaggttaatcaACATTGATATCACTATTAAGTGACTATTACATTTATTGGAGGAGGGACTTTATAAAATATCATCTGAAATATTGGGCAAAGTATCTCTGGTAGATACTTTGTCTATCGTCTAAAGTCCTCCTTTGATAAAAATCCCGTTTTATAGGGTAAATTGTTGTTGCGTATGGTCAGTGTAATAAATTTTGTGATTGGGGAAGTTAGTGTAAAACAAAGCAGTTTATGCACTACACATATTTGAGGGAtggtaatggttatgattataaatatgaatatttatataatatatacacacacacacacacacacacgtaaTAACCTGTTTTGATGTTTAGCACGATCCTTGAATATTTCCATGATTTGTACTGTATTTTGGTGATTTATGGCATAAATAAATacattataaataaataaataaaatatattttggtttCATCTCACATCCGATTGGTTGTGAAACAATAAACATTCCAGAAATTTTCTCTGACCAGTGTTCATAGTTTAATGGGAAAGACTGTAAGCCATTTGGTGAAAGGCACAACTGGGAATAAGGCAAACAATTTCACCTTTTTTACATATAAGTGATGTAAAGAGAGATGTGCAAGTATACATGACTATAGTGTATATCAAGGGTCAAATCATTCACCTTAAAAgctgggagaaaaaaaaaagcaaaccagTTAAATTAAGGTAGCTTATGGATTAATAGCTGAAATAAACATGACTTGTTTGAAAATCTTTGTGATTATAGACCTTACTTTACCTTCTTTATGACCCTGAAGAGCCTTCATCTCTAAACatactttttccttttttaatttataatagCTGGTGCAGACCTCAAAATACTGGAAATAAGTTGATATAATAAGACATAAGTCAATTTAAGTATGTTTCAACAACATTGTAACTTCTGATGAAGGACGaagagcatgaaaattaaagtgAATAAATTTTGAAGTTAAGAAAAAGTGCCTGTCTAAATTACCAACCTCTATCTGTGCATCGGCGAGACTCCGCTTTCGACCTTTAATTGATTTTGATGTCATCTCTTTCAAGTTCTAAATAAAATGAGTTTGTACAATCAGTTGAGTAGATCAGTATTTCCAGATTCACTTCATATACCTTCCACAGACACTAAGAGAGCATGCAAGATTATATTTGTTATTAAAATTCATATCCAAGTTACCTGCGGCTGATCCAATTGTTTAACATCAGCATCCAAATCCTAAAAATTCAATGGTTTGTTTAATTAACTATAATGAAGTTTATGTGACAATCTTGGCTTAAAGCAGAAGTGAACTATTCAAAATGTGGTGATGGATTTCATTATAAGCACACCGACTGAACAGAGATTTAACGATAATTAACTATTTAATAACTACTTCCGTTCAACATGCCATCATGATAGACCAAACATAATCCTCTTCAACTGAAATTAAAGAGGTGAATTCATAACATCTGTGATTTCAGACAACAATAACATTAATTTGCAATTAAAGGCAAAAACAGTTATGAAGATAATCAAACACAAAGGAAACATGTTACATCTACACAACTGAATTAGCTACTACAGATCAAAATCTCACAAATTCAAGtatcttgaaaattgtattCCTGTCGACAAATGTCACCCTGCAAAAGCCCAtggataaaattaatataagaaCAACTGCCAACCAAAACACATCTAGTTTCACATGTAGAAACTACTACATATTCTTGCATTTATTTATTGGATTGTTGATGATTTAATCTGAAAGTTAAGATCATAAGTTATTAGTTAATGTTAAAAATTgtgcaaaatatgaatatttgAATGATCCATTGCTTACCACTGAAGCCATGCCATCAGCACCAGCTACCATGCTTGCAGTGCTGGTAGAAAACTGTGGTTGTCTATCTAACCATCCAGATGTATCTGTTAAATAAGGTTGTCAGTAGGTTTTTGAGTAGGAGGTTCCATCCAAAAAGTAGGTGGCTATTTCCATTTTATTTCTCCAATATCATGCTCAGAACTGACCTACGAACATATGGAATAACCGGCGCAGTATGCAAAATAGCCGATGAAATGCACCGGTTGCCGGCTTATTTTGACAACCCTGATCAATCAAACAATCAATAACTACATGTAgatatgtaaataaataaacatataTGTCAAGAATTTTTGAGGGAATGTTTGCGCATTGCTATTTGGTTTTGCAGTTAATACCAGAGATTAATAAATGAGCTATAATCTCACCGAGAGTATCAAGGCCACCACTTATGCCTTCAAACACCTCTGGTCCAAGGATTTGTGCAACCTTCCTTTCAGGTGATGATGCCAGTGATTGTGTAACTGGTATGGTTATCACTTCACTTTCTTCCTAAGTATTGTGGTCAAAGATACTCATgccatttttttgaaaatctgTTAATTAAGCAACTTTCTCACTCATGCATTCTTGATATTTAGTTAAGTACCtagcaaaatttgaaaaattgtcAGAAagggtttgtttttgttttttgcatgtcACATGCACTGTTAGCTAGGAGGGCCTGGCTATACAGCTGTAGT
This window of the Acropora muricata isolate sample 2 chromosome 14, ASM3666990v1, whole genome shotgun sequence genome carries:
- the LOC136898347 gene encoding uncharacterized protein isoform X1, giving the protein MTSKKKSSRFTEQMNAVLIDSCSKHQVKKRWEDITMQVKKKERTARYNEINRLKITGNGKLPDDQEESEVITIPVTQSLASSPERKVAQILGPEVFEGISGGLDTLDTSGWLDRQPQFSTSTASMVAGADGMASVDLDADVKQLDQPQNLKEMTSKSIKGRKRSLADAQIEYFEVCTSYYKLKKEKVCLEMKALQGHKEGKVRSIITKIFKQVMFISAINP
- the LOC136898347 gene encoding uncharacterized protein isoform X2, coding for MTSKKKSSRFTEQMNAVLIDSCSKHQVKKRWEDITMQVKKKERTARYNEINRLKITGNGKLPDDQEESEVITIPVTQSLASSPERKVAQILGPEVFEGISGGLDTLDTSGWLDRQPQFSTSTASMVAGADGMASVDLDADVKQLDQPQNLKEMTSKSIKGRKRSLADAQIEYFEVCTSYYKLKKEKVCLEMKALQGHKEE